Part of the Ctenopharyngodon idella isolate HZGC_01 chromosome 8, HZGC01, whole genome shotgun sequence genome, ACTTCAGATACTCCCTTCGGAGAATCACTTCCACTAGAGTCAATGTCATCCAGTAATTTACCACAAACAGAAGAGTCTGGACTTCAGCCATTAATTCTACCCATCCCCCAATCACAATCAACCCAGCAGTCCTCTGAGGCACAAGATCAAGTCCATAATGTTGTCCCGTCCACGCTCTTTTCCCTTCCTGCAGTCCTCATCCACCCCTATGATGGTCCAGAGACAACCAAGGATGAATTTGAGGATTCCGATAACCCCAACCAATCCCTTCATGCACAGAAGGTTGATTTTCAGCTTGAGATCTTAGCGCAAGTGCCTTTCGAGTTTGGCCAACGATCACTGGCTGGGTTTCCAGACACGCCACATAGCCAGGAAGAAGGTATGATGGATGTTAAGGAGAAGGAAGATACTGAGGAAAATGATGGCACATTGGAAGAAATGTTAGAAGAACCAAGTCAGAATATAGGAGATGAAGAAACAGGAACTAACTTTCACATATTGGAAGAAGCCAAGCAGCTTCCTTCGTCGAATGAAGTAAACAATACAACTGAAGACATGGAGAAGCTCAGTCTGTCAAAAAACGTACAACACACTCTGGAGGAAGGAATTCACGAACAGAAAGTAGAGCTTGTCTCTTCAGTCCGAGTCGAGACCACCAAGGCAGTTGAGCTGGAAAGCACCAAGTTGGATGATGAGGAAACAGATGTTTTGGTGGCTTCCTGTTTGTCACACTCTCATTTAGTTCCCACAAGACAGAACAGAGAAACCCAAAGTTCACTCATCCATCCAACCTCTGATAAGCTGGCAACCATGCAACATCAGCAGGAGGAAGGACTCGTCTTGGATCCGATCCTCCGTGAGGATCCAAAACTTGATAACCAAACTATTTCCATGTGTACACCAGAACATCCAACAAGCAAGCAAGAAAAGCCCAAACtggtcagtgtttctgaaacaACAGCCTTTGATCTTCAACGTTCAACTGTTCACTCTTCTGCAGAGGATGATTTAACTTCTGAGGGTGATGAACCTTCCGCTGCCCCATATCAGGCATGTAAAGACTCTGAAACCCAGCACACACTGCCAAGAGACGACACTGAACTATCTCAAATATCAAAGGATCAGACCGAGGTTACTTTGGACACGTGTCTGATGGTCTCTGTGACCTTCTTCAGTGCTGTTATCTGCATGGCTGTTGGGATTCGAGAGCCTAGCGCTTTACTGTTTGTGGGATTATTTCTGTTGTCCCTCTGGTTCTAATTTCTATGCCAGGTTTCTTTCCCCTTCCATCCGTGTCTCCTAAAAAGCCTTAAGACTTTACCTTCTTCCTTTTTCCCCAGTGCCTTGAGGAATtccaaaaactaaaaaaaaaacattgtagtGCAAACAGATCTGGTGTcatatttgtgtttatgtggTGGTAAGTAGAGTGAGAGTTGGTTAGTGTCGTTAAATTTAGGAGTTGAGCTTCTGCTTGAAATATCGTGTATCATTCAGACTTATAGTATGAAATCTGCAGTGGTTTATATACAACCGATAATAATAGTTTGAGCAAGCAATGTGTATTTTAGCTGAATTACATCACTTTGCACCTCATACATGATTGGTCATTAGAAATGTGGCTCAGCTCATTGATTCATACACAAAATGTGTCTATTTTGTGAGTTTCTCTATATATGTGCATAGCTACTGGCCCTAAAGATTGCATTTGGTTCTTTTATATACAAACTTGGAGTCATTTGTGAGTGGGATGACTTGATGGTGAGTGTATGTAGTTTTATGTATAAGAAGTGAGGCGAGACTGGACAAACGGTGCAGGTTATTTCAGAACAGAATTTTAGGAAAGTTTGAGTTGTTTAGTTATGAGGTTTTGCTTATACCACAATGTGTTCTCAGTGAAGAATTGAGTGTTTGTATATGTCTTCAAAACTAACCAGAGCAGCATCTTGGTATGAAATGTTTTAAGATGCTGAGTTATGTTTATCCACTTAATGACACTGTGAAAGTGTGTTTGATGTTATATGTGATTATTTTGTAACATGGATTACACactataaacttaaaataaatgaacgTTAAGCTTGAAGAGTATGCAACAATTTTGCACCCATCTGCTTCCTAAAAGTTATAAACAACACTTAAGGTACTACTATCTTTCTTCTTAGTTAGCAGACAAGTATATGGCCTTTTGCAGTGCTCTTTAAAAGCGTGCCCCAAGCCTCTGATATCACCCCAAAAGGTCACGCATTGCGCTGAAGTCACTGCATCAGGTTACCGGGTGACTAAACACCATTGTAAGTAGAGAAGTTAGAGCCGTTCcttgaaaaaaattcttacatttGGTTCCCTTCTTCCAGAAACTTTAGCCTTAAGGTATATAGTCACCCAGTCGTCTCACTGAATTAATGTGCAAATAAGGTTGTGAACAATCAATAACATATGTTCACATGTATTTTGTCAATGTCAAAGAAGAAATAAAAGTCTATATAACTGATAAAAACTGACCAATTTATTTCAGAGCTTTTTTTGTGTACAGCCCTTCAATGTTAAAATCAAGCTTGCTGTCAATGTCAGCAAAATGTGAAATTATCCAAACAGAAATGAATGTAACTTTGGTAATGAACAGTTATATTCACAAAGGCCCGGAACTCGTGATATGATTTAATAAACAAGAGGACAAAGTTTTTTTCACATGCATGAGTGTGTGATAAATGTGAGGTCTGACAAAgtaacttgatttttttttaatacaaaacataaaaataacaagTGGTAGtcttttaatatatacatatgcaCAGATTTGGTTGAGGATGATAGTTATATAATTATGTGAATTTAATAAGGAAATGTTCCTGAGCATAAGCTAATCCAGAATTTATGCAACATCTCATAAATCTACAGCACACATTCCAGCTACACTGACCAGTTCTGAAAACCACCTgagctgcgtttcccaaaaatATTCTAAGCATACGTAGACTGTAGAAACCACTGCGAACAATAGGTTCATCAGACATTTGGGCAATACAACCCTAAATAGTAGTCAGATCGGTGAAATAACCAAACTTAAGCTCTCACACTCATTTACGCATCCATGAAGTCCAGCTCTCAAATACATTCAATGAAAGACCAGTTTGACagtatgaatatattttgtcatgttttagaCTATATACACATAAAACAGAATGATAACACTTTGCATGCGTAAAAGGCAACATCTCTTGTAGGTCCACCTCCCTCAGTCTAACAAACTTCCCTTTCTGTgcattaaaagtaaaattttgCCCCCTGGTGGAAATTTCAAgtcgtgaaaaaaaaaaaaaaaaaaaaaaaattagaaggAAGGACAttgtatatttttgatattttacacTGGTCTAAAGATATTTGCTAAAAACAGGGCAAAAAGTTACACTACAAAAGTTtgttggaaaaagaaaaaaaagataattccTCCTATTCAAGCAAAGCAtatgaacatttaaaattttttaaatcatttgtgTAAGAATTCCATGGTGTCAAAGACTTTgatatgatttaaaatataattttaaaacaattatgaaaagcactttttttttggaACTTTACAAACATCTTCTCTAACGGACAAATTGAAAGAGTAATGCCACATTTTATACACTATTTAAACACTGCGGAaaacaattctgaggaaaaagttGAGGTTCATCTtggggaaataaaaaaaaaacttaaatatatacttaattcaatgaaatattttttaaaacacctGCCGAAACAGTTCCTAAACTGCAGATGTTTCAACATATTCACTTGAACACATGATCTTTTTTCAGTCCCTCTTTAGCATGAACTTCCTCTAAAAGAGATACTTTCGACATGTTGGTACCCCGCATTTGCACTCCATGCGCATACGCTTCTTAGGGGATCCTGGGAGTCCCGTCAGACTGAAATTAGAATCCATCTTCGTGCTCTCGGCATCTACTGGATCAACTatagaaaaaaattagaaagaaagaaaatttattttcttaaatgtatttatttttagaagatttatattgaaatatatttataaatatatacacgatacacacacacacacactatcatttaataattttgtacgattttttagtatttttgaaagaagtctcaccaagcctgcatttatttgatcaaaaatatagtaagtACAATAGTAACAgccatattgtgaaatattattccaacttaaaataaccgttttgtatttaaatatattttaaaaagtaacttatttctgtaatggcaaaactgaattaaGCAGGTGTTAttccattcttcagtgtcacatgatccttgagaaattattctaatatgctcaaTATGGTGCTCAAGCAACAGATGAatataaaaagaacagcatctaCTGAAAATATAACTCTTACATTACAACATATactgtaacataaatgtctttaccacttttgatcaattattgattaaatgataaaagtattaatttcttcaaaaaaaaaaaaaaaaaaaaaaaaaccttttcaaCGGTAGTATTTATCAAGGCCAAGTTAATGACCCCAAATCACTTGTCAAGTTACAAAGACTACttttttctatacatactcttCATTTTGTAGTCAAAGGTGAGCTCCTCTCCTGCCTTTATCCCACGTGTGGCAAAGAATGCTATCCGTGGCAGCCGCTCATCCAGGTTATCAATAAACACATTATATACCTGAAGATTTGGGTCACACTGAggacacaaaagaaaaaaacacttttgtgaCTTTCAATTATTTACTGTCTATAAATGAAAAGCTACAGTTTAACTGATATCAAGTAAAACGTATTGTGATTATTAGTGACACTTAAGGAAAAGTGTAAGATTCAATTCATACAgatcaaataaaaacatatcCATTTCAATTTGAAGCAAGTTCACTCACGCTGTGATTGACAAAGTGGGAAATGTTTCCATAGTGCGCAGCATCCACAGTGTACTCGTCATCCACATAATCCAGGTCAAAAAGGTAGGTGGCACCTTCTTTATCGTATATGTGACCTCTGCGTTCTGCTTCTTCTGTCGTAATGATCTaaagcaaaacagaaaaaagagagtTTAACAACATGAAGCCAGACTTATTATTGGGAAAGATAGATAAACAGCCATCACAAGGAAACTGAAAACATTGGCTGCTTGATAATGCCACTATCTACTAGTGAAGCAAAACGTTCCCATGATAACACGGCAACATTCAACTGAAGGTAAGCAAAATGAACAACTTgtctaaaacaaaattattaaattcactgaatattcaaaaatatctgatCCAGATGTGAAGTAACTATATGGCTCAAGCCCTCCCGTGCTTCTTACCTCCCCAACGTACTCCATGACGAAAGTGTTCTTGCGAATGCGCTCCATGGTCCGTACCCCCCAGCCCCTGCCATTGTCTGTCCTAAAAATGCAGAGGGAATACTGAATGCCCCTCTGCACCACTCTGTTGGGGCAGTCGAGCGCACAGCGGCACCGCTTGTTGCATTCATAAATGGGCAACCCGGGCCGAATGCGGACCTGGCCTAACTCATTGTAAGCAAATTTGTGCTGCGACGCTCCGGCACAGCAGCCCTCCACGGGGTTGTCCAGGCAGTCTGTGCATTCGCAGCCCACAGACACCTCATTCAGCATGATCCCATCACCAACTTTATAGTCATTTATGTAGGTGAAGTTCTTAGGCGGGCCCTCCAGGTCGACCTGGTTCCGAACATAGATGTGGCCCTTGTGGGCGCCCAGGCTGTTGAGGTGTGTCTCCCACTGTTTAAGGGTCTGCCGGAGTTTCGCCCGCTGGATAAGCTGCGACACGGTGGCAGGATCTAGGCGACGAGGGGCGGAGCGCTTCTGCTGTCTCTGCATCTCCGCATTCAGGTCCTCCCAGAACTGGTTGAGCAGATCTATGCACTTCAGGTTCTTCCGTGGTTCCCATGTGTTGCTGGATTCAGGGTAGCCCTTccatttcaccaagtacaactcCTGTGAAAGGGGTAACCTTAAATGCATTTAGATCTGGATACATTGTTGCTTTGATAGAACTCATTTTACCCTTAATGTAGTAGATTTTACTTTGACATGAGTTAGGGCTGAGAGCTAtgactataatatatatatagtggccgttaaagggatagttcacgcaaaaatgaaaatttgatgtttatctgcttacccccagggcatccaagatgtaggtgactttgtttcttcagtagaacacaaatgatgattttttaactccaaccgttgcagtctgttagttgtataatgcttgtcaatgggaactccatctataagagtcaaaaaaacatgcacagacaaatccaaattaaaccctgcggctcgtgacgacacattgatgtcctaagacacaaaacgatcggtttgtgcgagaaaccgaacagtatttatatcattttttacctctaaaacaccactatgtccaactgccttgcgcatccggttggtgaggtctgaacgcgttctgacaacggaagtgatgtctcgcactcattgaagtataagcgtgagacatcacttccatcatcagaacgcgttttcagacctcaccaaccggatgctcaaggcagttggacatagtggtgttttagaggtgaaaaattacataaatactgttcggtttctcgcacaaaccgatcgtttcgtgtcttaggacatcaatgtgtcgtcacgagccgcagggtttaatttggatttgtctgtgcatgtttttttttattctcatagattgtgttcccattgccatgcattatacgacagacagaccgcaacggttggagttaaaaatcatcatttgtgttctacctaagaaacaaagtcacctacatcttggatgccctgggggtaagcagataaacatcaaattttcatttttgcttgaactatccctttaaagatttTGCTATACTGTTTATATTGTGGTATGTAAATATATCCGCACAGTGCAGTACTAAAAGTTATTAACACTTTAGAGTGATAGCAAAAtcagttctttttgttattttttgattaaaaatttatATTGCTTTATATtctgaaatgtaaaataaatatctatAGCAAAAGAAATGGCAATGTTTGAACAAAACGAATATAAAACATCTATTTGTAAATGCACCAGTGTGCAGGCATTTTTTGCGTTTTATATACATAAGATACAATAAGTACAAGAACAAAGAAGAAAAGTACAAACAAatggtcaaataaaaaaaaatatacaaaagaacaaagatacaaaaaataaacagtgctttaactTCAGGAAGGTCTACTAACATTACTGTTCAGGTAAGTAATATGGCCTACAAAAGAAATCTagtaaagtaatcaaatgtaaaataacactgcatagttttaACTGTATAAAATCGATAGATTAATGCATATTAAAGCTAAAGTTGTTCATTCAAGAGCTGCAAGTAATTTTCTCTTtgccttttgttgtttgattcatattaatgGTGCAATTGTCAACAGGTTTAGACTGCTGCCACTGAAGGACTGAACGCTGATCTAATGGGCTAATACACATTTTCTCCCAACTGTTTACACCCATTTAAAGACAAACTGTTTTAAGTTAATACTCTCCAAGTCagtcattttgacatttaattactttattcaggGTTCCCACTCTTTCATGAACACCAGAttcaaggactttttaaagcaccgtttattttatatcaagcaCCTATCAAATTCACATTACATATGGAGCATCATGAAAGACCTCTGACAGTACTTAACATTTTAATCCTCCTATTGCATTTGCATCCATTTTAACCCGGAAGAGGTACAGAATCATTTGTACAttaattttggaaatatattaaaactgtTTGCAGCTTTCTTATCCCTAATGTTAACAATTATTCCATActagttttggttttcattttttatgaatcattacttgagtaaaaacattataatatagagagaatattataaaaatacattttgcaattgagtgaagaaaaaaaaaaaaaggattatatGGATTGTAATTGTGGCTTAAAGTcagaaaatatacaatatattatagatataagcttgcaattctgagaaaagaaagtcagaattgcaatttctatatcacaattctgactttttaaagacacaattgtggctttataaatcacacaattctgacattttaaagggatagttcacccaaaaatgaaaattctgtcatcattttttcaccctcaagttgttccaaacctgtatgaattttttggtatgctgaacataaaggaagatatttggaagaatgtcagtaaccaaacagattttgccctccattgactaccatagtaattatttttcctactatggtagtcaatagggggtgagatctgtttggttactgacattcttccaaatatcttcctttgtgttcagcagaacaatgaaattcaaacaatgaaattgaattttcatttttgggtgaattatctctttatctcacaattgtgaatttagGGTAAAGTGGGGGAAAACTAACTCTACATAGTATGCATAATATTCTTATTAAtaagtaggggtgggcgattcatgatttgatcaaaaatctttttcatgttggttttaCTATCTTGCCAGTGACTGAGCAGTACAGTCAAACTAATTTccctatatattaaaaaaagcagCCTTAcaaggtaacaaaatataaaagaaaaaagaatgacagacttTCAGATAGTATTTTTATCTTCATCCACTCTAATTTATGAGTTTCTTGTTAAAGTTACTGTATTAAAgaaattgggaaaaaaaaaagaaagaaaaagaaaaaagcagaaAGCAGATCGTGGAGACCTTTTAATCGTCCACGATCAAAATCGCACACACCTATAAGAATGTTCATTTCGGACACAGCAAATGTCACAGCTGCTCAAatgtccaaaaataaataattttcataaaatttatttcaaatttaattcaagcactttcaaggatcaatatttgttttcaagtaCTTTCCAGGCCTTGAATTCATGTGTCTGAAATCCAAGTACTTTCAAGGCACGTGGGAACCctgtttattcaatttctgttgtaAGCTATTACTTATCTGAATACCAGTACTAGTACATCTTTCTGAAAAACCTAAAGCactctttatttaatttgtaattttgttctgttgtattttttgcCAGTTTCGTTTGTAATTTCTAAAAAAagcttctttgttcttattgtattgCTGACCATTTACTTATCTTCTGTAACTGTTTTGAGGCCTTTTTACTTACATTAATTATTAGGGCTGGGCAGGGGTGTAGCACCGATTCCTAGGCCCTACGCAAAGACAGTGTGTGGGGGCCccttattattttagtattatatttttctgtgtACAATTATACACAGAGCACTCACTGatacaaaaactgcacaaaaacTGTTGTACTATATATCATGTAACACTCTTGTGTTTGAATTGTGCTATAAATAGAGTGTAATGTTAGACATAAAAAGgacagttttgtgttttattaacagaCATTGTGCCTTGTATTCCAAAACATTACAATCtttctaaactatttaacaTTGTAGGTACCTCTACAAGCATGATGAACATAGGATTGATATAATCCTGAGCCATATATTACGCTACATGTCTGAAATTTATGCtatcataatttgtgtataGTTTAAGAATAGCTGCTGAATAGTAAACTTGGTAGAAATAATGACAGTTTTGATATTACTCTTTCATGACTGTTACTGAGATGgccaatttttatatattttaaataatttgtcatttctgtaaaatgttaaaagtgtgtTGGATTTGTAAACAATAGCTGCCTGGATcttgtgtttaatgtttttgatatacattttttttagtttattatcATCACACTGTCTTAAAATTATATGACCAAGTTTgctcatattaatattttaatgcaagatCCACACAAACATCGTTTACATATTGTTTTCCATGTTTAGTTTATCTCTAAAGATTTGTCACACACTTTTCATGTTACTTCGGTGTTTAAAGAACGATAAGAGCGCTTATTACCGGCTTAGAAAAAGTTGTTTCTCATTATGTAGGAAAAGGCAGACTCCCGTTCAGCAAGCATACTTACACAACATAAACAGCGGCATATAGGTCGCCGTCGCCTCGCTCGAACAATATAGGTTCTCACTTGGTCTCTTTGGAAAGAAATTTATGAGGAATTGTTTTCCTTTACTGTTTACTTTTTGCCTGATCTTAGCCTGAATGGCGGCGGTGCGATTCGAAGATCACCACACTCCGGAGTCCGGCGCGTCCACTCTCCCTCACAGCCATTTAGCGTTTTGCAACATTCCTAGAAAACCAATCAAATCTTGCGAATTGCGTGCATGCTGTGCTTGTAGGAGGCGCCTACACAGAAGTGTGCCAAAGCTTGCGAACAGAGAAATAGCGCAGACACAGTGTATATGCGCACAATTGtataataatgattataataatttcaGGATCGTTGAGGGCCCCTAACACACCAGGGCCCTATGCACTCGGTCACCCTTTTCCCCCCACTTACGACGCCCCTGGGGCTGGGTAaacgattagtctagtctgttttcagttgatgaatgaacagaacatgtagtgCACCTCCCAttcaataaatcgcaataatctttgtgctttgttactcttgatatgaagcaaagtctcagatttcaaatgacgtccatcttattatgagattcaaaaaataaataccgttttggcgctgtttaatgtgacgtgacagatcgctgtagcgcctcagttaaagagaagcgacagcacggagcgcatgtgaacctcctctcctccgctttaatatcagttacagcgcgaaataaacatgactaaacatctgaaggtatgttaaaatatacagtacaacttaccgaaatccgtatcatgtctcgtgtaatagctcaatcagtgttttaaccgcagaaagacgtcaataaaacagcttgtaaacaatgtcacataacgtcacatttacctcagaaaaacatagtcagtgaccataaactcattagtcagctagaaaaatgaactctagagagcagcattctgataaatatagctatgcaccgttacatattcattataatgttcttcaatatttaatgcatgtttgaataaatcagttatgacagccacgatttaaatgtttaaattaaaaaaaaaaaaaaaaaaaaaaaactggagtagaaatatgattatgtaattctaaactttatttattataaaaaaaaaacataattgagtccaagtgtttgtatataaataagttaattttaaccttcaatattatagtaaagtagtaccaactgactcccatgtgtagtttacagcattagttgagagatttttttcctctagaaaaattgccatgtactgtaactgatatcgattattttggatgtagtatatcgaATTGAAATCGTAATCAAATTGAATTGCAagtgcagtgttttatttttacattttattatctaatttctgtagtatttattactgtttaatttgtatttttgtttattatatttgtcCTTCTgattgtaatttgcttctttgttcttatttttaataacacaaATAAGTACATTGTGATATATATCGTTACCATGTACTTAAATTTCTCATATTGtgaaaataagattttggtcatatcaccCACCCCTAATGTGTGTAGAGTTACAAATACACTCACCTGTACGATTTGTGTCTTCCCATCATTGATCACTTTCTTTTTGTAGTCGCAGAGGTATTCTACCTCATAGTCACACAGGTTGTTCTTGTTGATGCCCAGCTCTTCGCATTTCACCCCCTGCTCTCGACAGATTGCCTCCAGCTGGTCTGCATTGGCAATGCATGCTACCCTACACACTTGAGCTACAAAAACAATTAGAtgttaattacagaaaaaacacattatgaAATGTGTGATGACAAACATGTGCCAGTTTTAGATCAAGAAATGCATTGCACAGCTCTTTTGATGTCCACATGCCTGTAAAGCCTAGGAGTCTGCAGAGAATTTGACagcaaaaattacaaaatggaTTTTAAGGATTATTTCATACAACTTACtagttttatggttttattttattttttttttcaaaattatatttattgtgaAATGTGCTACAAATAATTTTATCCAATTAAAACGTTATATTCTAATattgggtttaaaaaaaaaaaagttgttgcgAACTTATATTGCAAATATTATCCGTATAATATTTTAGCATTACCATTCTTCAGTACAATTACAAACAAAAGccaatcattaatttaattcatgtaactacatcacacacacacattttcatacaAAGTTTAAATGGGTCTTTAGATATGAAAATACATAACTGCTTGTATATTGTAGGAAGGGGCTGTCTGACAAGGGAATCATCATCACAGTCCCCTAACTTATGTTTCTTGGCATTAAAAAGCTTGAAAGACCGCTGTAAACCACGCAGCACCACAGAACAACATGAAagttaacaatttattaaaatattgtacAGATAACGGGATCATTTTGCCAgtttgagataaaaaaaaaaataaattcttacAGAAAATTCCACATGTATCATCACTAACCAATGGGGCCATTTGATAAACTAATCGTCATAAGTAAAATAGAGATGAGCTGTAAACCTAAACTAAGTGGGTAAAACAACGACATTAAGATTAAGGCGTAGATTAACATGTTGTGGGAAAATGTGCTTTTTGATAAAGTGTCCAGCGTTCAAACATACTAAGTAGATCATATTCCTCTAAAGAACGGAAAAGTTAGCTAAGCACTGAAAATGATGCTAACTACTGAATGTACACACCTTTGCATCATGTTTCGTTGTACAACTTTATAAAGTTAATGCAAGAAAAACAGATAAGTTAAGGCATTCACAATGAGCTTGCTGAATGTGTTGCGTGAGCGCGCGGTAGCCATAACATCGACCTAATGTGAATTTGTATCAACAACTTGCAGCAAAGATTCTTTCAAAACGGAGTGTTTGTTTCCGGGGTTTCTTTGAAAAGACATCATTTAACGATCAACTCGTGTAATAGATAAGACATATGTTGGGTAAACCGTTGTTTCTGAACGATTAAAACGATATATACTTACCTTTCAAATTTTCCGCCATCTTCCGACCGCCGCCAAAATCATATATGATTAAAAGTCTGCTCAACGATTGGAGGCGGCACAGTCTGAGTGACAGGTTGGGCAACCAATAGAGACAGAGTATTTAATTCGATAAACTGTTTATGGGAAGTTTGAACAAAGTTAGGTTTATAGggttttttatgtaaaaaaatgcTTAGACTTTTTGAGCTTCCTCAGAAGATTAGCTTTCCATTTCCTGATTTATTTCCTTTCTAATAGTTTACAAAATCTGTAGAGACTGCGTTTCTTATTTGTGTGTAGTCGGGGCATAACGTCAATAAGTAgtgttatttattatattttga contains:
- the suv39h1b gene encoding histone-lysine N-methyltransferase SUV39H1b → MAENLKAQVCRVACIANADQLEAICREQGVKCEELGINKNNLCDYEVEYLCDYKKKVINDGKTQIVQELYLVKWKGYPESSNTWEPRKNLKCIDLLNQFWEDLNAEMQRQQKRSAPRRLDPATVSQLIQRAKLRQTLKQWETHLNSLGAHKGHIYVRNQVDLEGPPKNFTYINDYKVGDGIMLNEVSVGCECTDCLDNPVEGCCAGASQHKFAYNELGQVRIRPGLPIYECNKRCRCALDCPNRVVQRGIQYSLCIFRTDNGRGWGVRTMERIRKNTFVMEYVGEIITTEEAERRGHIYDKEGATYLFDLDYVDDEYTVDAAHYGNISHFVNHSCDPNLQVYNVFIDNLDERLPRIAFFATRGIKAGEELTFDYKMKIDPVDAESTKMDSNFSLTGLPGSPKKRMRMECKCGVPTCRKYLF